Genomic window (Penaeus vannamei isolate JL-2024 chromosome 7, ASM4276789v1, whole genome shotgun sequence):
AACTTTATATGATATACCAGATTAATATAGCAGTCAATGTACTTACCTGCAAACACAAGGAAAGTTCCACCCCACTGTCTGTTCGAGAGCTCATTGCCGAAGAAAATGACAGATCCCAGCACAGTGAAGAACTTCCTTGTTGTAGTGACAATGGAGCATGGTAATGGACCATATTCGCTCACCATCAGGAAAATGAAGAACTGAAAGTTGATCAAAAGAAAACTATAGAAATCTGATAAAACAAATTAAATTTACAATGAATTCTTTATATGTGAAACTGGATCTTCATCAACATAGTAATCAATTTATAAGTGCCTCCTAAGGCAGCCTAGGTAATATCTGAAGCAAATCAAATATAAAACCAAAGTATACCtgcacaaataataaaaaacagatgcAAAACATTATACAGTTTTGTCTCGTCACCTAGTAGAGGAAATCATAAGCACAATTCATTTAACATAATAAATCCTTAGCAAAATAAATGTCACACAATCTTACCTGACCAAGAGCACTGCAGACACTGAAGATCAGCATCTTTGTCATGACTTCAGGGAAACGCTGCACAAACGCAACGAAAGTGAACAGTTCACCAGTTACAAGCAGTGCTGCCAACAGATAAACAAGTTTGAATACTTCTTATTCAGTGTCATACACCTTTACAGTCATAAGCATAAGGAATTAAAATAAAGGTCAAATTTTCAGTGCCTGATTTAACATACCATTAATGCCTAGAAAACAAAACTCTTCTTATCTAACAAATAAAAtatcaacacaaataaataacaagaagctAAAtgcaatcaaaaaaagaaaaaaataaataaataaaataagttatACATCCTATACTAGTAATAAAAACAGGGCAGCAAGCTTAGTAAATCCTGACTGCACACCTGCGGAGAAGACTTTGACaacctattctctccttcttccgagAGTTCCTCAAAACTGGAGGATCCACAAATGAGTCCTTAAACAAAAAGGATTCCTGATCTCTGACAATACAAAAGGGAATCATACACACCAACAGCAAGGTAACCAATTGAGAAGAGGTTCATGTTGAGCATCATATGGCCCGACTTCGTCTTGGACTCCGCAATCATCCTTTCCTGAACAGCACCTGTTAGGCCATCCATCGTCAAGGAGAGCACCTAGGACGTTAGTGGCAGGATTAGTCAATGGTTAGTGGCCAGTGCCATGCAGGGAAAGATGAAAAGCTTGAAAGGTATTTAAATTCAGTTAAGTAAAATCTATTCTAAATGAGTACAGCACAACTTATTTAATGATATACATGAATTATACTAGTATATATTTTGTTGCTACTTTTCTTATTGATGATAGTATCTAACATTTCAGCCTCATAACATAATTTCTAAATAAATTTCAACAAAATTATGACAATCCTTGTAACCTTATCAAAATTAAACAGATTCTGTCCTTTTGGtaaaaaatataatcaacaaataaTTCTATTCacttaatatgtttatataataataaagaatgtgCAAATAATTacagaaacaagaaaagtaaGTCCAAATCCAGCTCACAGTGTTACTGTACTCCGTACACTAAACTAGGAGCTAACAAAACAAACACTACAAGTATTCTGTCATGAAAATCAACAGCACCTACAGATATGCCTCACACTTACTGCCACAAGATTTTATATATTAGCATTTGAAAATATCTACTCATATTTTCATCCTGTTAATGCATCTTTTTACAAGGAATAAATATTAATGTTTCaatcaaaagaaacaaaatttaCAAACTCTGGCATCAATAACATCTTTACAAAGTACATCTTTGGCAGCATGGGACTTATCAAATATAACTTTGGTCTATTATGCCTACATACCTCACCAAAGTTAGGGCTATGGATATGTAAAAGATCATTTTATGATCCCCAATAAAGTGAAAAATTGCAATGTCATACTCACCAAGAGCACTTCACCAAGGCCTATTCCGCCACCTGCTGTTGATGCAGTTGCCTTTGAGTCCTTGTATATAAATAGTGCCACACCTGAGAAAAAAGTTACGTCTTTAAAAAATCTGAACATTTTTCTATTACCTTCAATAAGTGATGTTTATCAATAAATTGAATACTGCAGAGATGTTCACAGATGACctttaaattttttattaaaaaagtGGCAATAGAGAAGTATTTTATATCTCTTATAAAACAAAAGCATTTTCTTCCCAGTcattcctaagaaaaaaaaattctgtaaTAAATAATGTACTCAGTACAGTATAAAACCAATACTTACCTACAACGATCATTAAGATGAAAACATATTTCTTCCAACTATAGGATTTACGGCCTAATATAACGCCAAGAACCATCACAGGAATGGGCTTACATGATTTGCCTACAACCTATGGAAAGAATTTTGCATTAATCAATGTGAACTCCGGATAATACTAAGACAGataactgatagataaacagttaCTGACTGACACACACTAAGACAGATATAATGGCAAACTGAccagagagatgagaagggaagaaagagaaagggaaagagaaaaagaaaaaagaaaggaatgagagagagagagacagggggggaggggggggaaggggaaggggaaggggaaggggaaggggaagggaggggaggggtaaagagggggagggagggggagcagtagaggcatatatgtatgaatatatatatttataattacatgCGGGCAAGCTTATCATTAGAAACAGGTAATAGTTTCCTTTCAGTTAGTTCACTTTAACACAGTGGTGTGGAGTACATGCACTGTTCTTAGTAGTTTTGGTTTGTCAATTTATTTTCATATGGGTTGCTTCACAAACACTCAGACATCAATGAATTAATTATTAGGCCTACTTTTCTTTAACTTGAGAAAACatctaatatttttattattattagtattgttattactgttatcgttattattctttctgAAGATTCAAGGAATGATATGAACAGGTGAGATCAAGAAGGCATAGTAACTGACTTCTTGAGAGTCTAAGCAGTTGTGGAGGTATCTAATGTGTAAATAAAATTAATACAATTATATTAGTGTAAccaacgtacatatacatgtacttttTCTGTTAAAAAAACAAAGTGCACCTTCATAACATCTACAGTAATTAGCATAACTAACACAAGTGCACACTGCAAAATGCATTAGGGtataatctaagaaaaaaattaCAGGACCTGACTACAAGGGACAACCAAGGAAGGTCACAGTACTCTGTAAACAGTAAGTTTTGACATCAATCTGATGGAACCAAATATCATGAGTGATGGAATGTACATCGACAGTTGCTATGAACAAGTAGGAAAAGAGCATAAAAGTAAGTAATAAGAACATAAATACACTGGTATTTACACTAATAAAGAGAGTCTGTTGTGGCAAAGTAATCTCTGTTATAAACATCAGAAAAGCCTGTACCATGAACATACTGGCAAGTGcatgagaaacaaaaaataatataaacaatgaataataagATACTAACAAACTGCAGTAATAAGATGACTTATATCCAGATTTATATACTTCCTATCTTATTATCAATTCATACCTAAtggcacacaaaaaagaaagaaaaaaaaactaacctgtGTTGGATAGTTAATCCACTGCAGCGCCATATTGGAGGCAACCATGGCCAGCAGGTAGGTGAGGGAACAGGAAGCATAGTAGACACGGCGAGTGGTGTCCTCGCCCTGGTCGAGGAAAAACTTCCCCACTTTACAACACAAAGGAAGGAACAGGGAAAATCATGGGTTAATTTTGGTGGGACTCTCATCCAACTCTCTCCACTCTAAGGGGCTGAGGCTTCTCACTCCTTCAATATATCGGGCTGGG
Coding sequences:
- the meigo gene encoding solute carrier family 35 member B1; protein product: MAETPQSFLQTAKFFIYASGIFFLYFYYGILQETITRTRYGEEKEKFTYSLALVFCQCIVNAIYAKIMGKFFLDQGEDTTRRVYYASCSLTYLLAMVASNMALQWINYPTQVVGKSCKPIPVMVLGVILGRKSYSWKKYVFILMIVVGVALFIYKDSKATASTAGGGIGLGEVLLVLSLTMDGLTGAVQERMIAESKTKSGHMMLNMNLFSIGYLAVALLVTGELFTFVAFVQRFPEVMTKMLIFSVCSALGQFFIFLMVSEYGPLPCSIVTTTRKFFTVLGSVIFFGNELSNRQWGGTFLVFAGLTLDAMYGKTPKKEIKDGKASKEFLHSRTSI